Proteins encoded together in one Epinephelus lanceolatus isolate andai-2023 chromosome 4, ASM4190304v1, whole genome shotgun sequence window:
- the LOC144462697 gene encoding olfactory receptor 52K1-like codes for MENVSSHKHFILNGFKELGVLRPVLFIPFFIMFVVSLSANSMLLYVIISQRSLHSPMYILIASMACVDLSSPLVIVPNMLLSFLFGWRGISLIGCLVQMLFIQFSGAFHSTLLVWMALDRYFAICSPLCYHERMALPRFLKFVIPLFIRNIFLNTLVVSLAGSLSFCSSNVINHCFCEHMALVELACESTAKNNLVGLLGIFLTPVADFIFISSSYVVIFTSVLSSGKSGVKALHTCITHIVVMTVSLTFAVVAYLSYRIRNGLPAAVRVFFSIMYVFFPSCFNPIIYGMRTTEIRQHIVKTMTSCRFVRTVPHS; via the coding sequence ATGGAGAATGTCTCTTCACACAAACATTTCATTCTCAATGGCTTCAAGGAACTCGGAGTTCTGAGGCCCGTCCTCTTCATCCCATTCTtcatcatgtttgttgtgtcaCTGTCAGCCAACTCCATGCTGCTGTATGTCATCATTTCACAGAGAAGTCTCCACTCACCAATGTACATCCTCATTGCCAGCATGGCGTGTGTGGACCTGAGCTCCCCACTGGTCATTGTTCCCAACATGCTGCTGAGCTTCCTGTTTGGCTGGAGGGGaatctctctgattggctgcctggTTCAGATGCTCTTCATTCAGTTTTCAGGGGCTTTTCATTCCACATTGTTGGTGTGGATGGCACTGGACCGCTACTTTGCCATCTGTTCGCCACTCTGCTACCATGAACGCATGGCGTTACCACGATTCCTCAAATTTGTAATTCCACTTTTTATTAGAAACATCTTCCTGAATACATTAGTGGTGAGTCTGGCAGGATCATTGTCATTCTGCTCTTCAAATGTGATAAatcactgtttctgtgagcaCATGGCCTTAGTGGAGCTGGCCTGTGAAAGCACCGCCAAAAACAACCTGGTTGGGCTTTTGGGTATCTTTCTCACCCCTGTAGCAGACTTCATTTTCATCAGTTCTTCCTATGTGGTCATATTCACCTCCGTGCTGAGTTCCGGTAAGTCGGGTGTTAAAGCGCTCCACACTTGCATCACTCACATTGTGGTAATGACCGTCAGCCTGACCTTTGCAGTTGTTGCATACCTGTCATATCGAATCAGAAACGGTCTTCCTGCTGCTGTACGGGTTTTCTTTAGTATCATGTATGTGTTTTTCCCAAGCTGTTTCAACCCGATCATCTATGGCATGAGAACCACTGAGATTCGACAGCACATCGTGAAGACCATGACATCCTGTCGCTTCGTGCGAACTGTTCCccattcttaa
- the LOC117259272 gene encoding LOW QUALITY PROTEIN: olfactory receptor 52K1-like (The sequence of the model RefSeq protein was modified relative to this genomic sequence to represent the inferred CDS: substituted 1 base at 1 genomic stop codon), with protein sequence MENVSSHKHFILNGFNELGVLRPVLFIPFFIMFVVSLSANSMLLYVIISQRSLHSPMYILIASMACVDLSSPLVIVPNMLLSFLFGWRGISLIGYLVQMLFIXFSGAFHSTLLVWMALDRYFAICSPLCYHERMALPRFLKFVIPLLIRNIFLNTLVVSLAGSLSFCSSNVINHCFCEHMALVELACESTAKNNLVGLLGVFLASVADFIFISSSYVVIFTSLLSSSKSSVKALHTCVTHIVVMTISLAFALVAFLSYRIRNSLPAAVRVFFSIMYVLFPSCVNPIIYGMRTTEIRQHIMKTMTSCHFVRTVPHSYKNY encoded by the coding sequence ATGGAGAATGTCTCTTCACACAAACATTTCATTCTCAATGGCTTCAATGAACTCGGAGTTCTGAGGCCCGTCCTCTTCATCCCATTCTtcatcatgtttgttgtgtcaCTGTCAGCCAACTCCATGCTGCTGTATGTCATCATTTCACAGAGAAGTCTCCACTCACCAATGTACATCCTCATTGCCAGCATGGCCTGTGTGGACCTGAGCTCCCCACTGGTCATTGTTCCCAACATGCTGCTGAGCTTCCTGTTTGGCTGGAGGGGAATCTCTCTGATTGGCTACCTGGTTCAGATGCTCTTCATTTAGTTTTCAGGGGCTTTTCATTCCACATTGTTGGTGTGGATGGCACTGGACCGCTACTTTGCCATCTGTTCGCCACTCTGCTACCATGAACGCATGGCGTTACCACGATTCCTCAAATTTGTAATTCCACTTCTTATTAGAAACATCTTCCTGAATACATTAGTGGTGAGTCTGGCAGGATCATTGTCATTCTGCTCTTCAAATGTGATAAatcactgtttctgtgagcaCATGGCCTTAGTGGAGCTGGCCTGTGAAAGCACTGCCAAAAACAACCTGGTTGGGCTTTTGGGTGTCTTCCTCGCCTCTGTAGCAGACTTCATCTTCATCAGTTCTTCCTATGTGGTCATATTCACCTCTTTGCTGAGTTCCAGTAAGTCGAGTGTTAAAGCGCTCCACACTTGTGTCACTCACATTGTGGTAATGACCATCAGCCTGGCCTTCGCACTTGTTGCTTTCCTGTCATATCGAATCAGAAACAGTCTTCCTGCTGCTGTACGGGTTTTCTTTAGTATCATGTATGTGTTGTTCCCAAGCTGTGTCAACCCGATCATCTATGGCATGAGAACCACTGAGATTCGACAGCACATCATGAAGACCATGACATCCTGTCACTTCGTGCGAACTGTTCCTCATTCTtacaaaaactattaa